The Eptesicus fuscus isolate TK198812 chromosome 17, DD_ASM_mEF_20220401, whole genome shotgun sequence genome has a window encoding:
- the GPR15LG gene encoding protein GPR15LG produces MRALVLSSLLCTLLLCSSVFSVEGRRHPRPPAKPWKGKHCCSQVPDPALRTQKGHRVRICKPCKLKPESPFWVVPGALPQV; encoded by the exons ATGCGGGCTCTGGTCCTCTCCAGCCTGCTCTGCACGCTGCTCCTCTGCTCCTCCGTCTTCTCCGTGGAAG GAAGAAGGCACCCCCGGCCTCCTGCCAAGCCCTGGAAAGGCAAGCACTGCTGTTCCCAAGTTCCTGATCCTGCCCTGAGGACCCAGAAAG GGCACCGTGTGAGGATCTGCAAACCATGCAAGCTCAAGCCGGAGTCCCCCTTCTGGGTGGTGCCCGGGGCGCTCCCACAGGTTTAG